The following are encoded together in the Nocardioides thalensis genome:
- a CDS encoding M23 family metallopeptidase, whose amino-acid sequence MPHLPRLLAGPTLAGLALTGATLTPTLTASANDVPDPETDRITLVSANTGPLTGRIRIQRGQVIHPVQLVRPVEGYELTGRFGASSGLWSSSHTGLDFAVPQGTAIRAITDAVVVSTDYDGSYGLKTVLRTEDGTELWLCHQDSVTVAPGEHVTAGQEVGYVGMTGNTTGPHLHLEVRPGGGDPVDPEAALADWGIPV is encoded by the coding sequence CGCACTGACCGGCGCGACGCTGACCCCGACGTTGACCGCGTCGGCGAACGACGTGCCCGACCCGGAGACCGACCGGATCACCCTCGTGTCCGCGAACACCGGCCCGCTGACCGGACGCATCCGGATCCAGCGCGGCCAGGTGATCCACCCCGTGCAGCTGGTGCGGCCCGTCGAGGGCTACGAGCTCACCGGCCGCTTCGGCGCGAGCAGCGGGCTGTGGTCCTCCTCCCACACCGGCCTGGACTTCGCGGTGCCGCAGGGCACCGCCATCCGCGCCATCACCGACGCCGTCGTGGTCTCGACGGACTACGACGGGTCCTACGGCCTCAAGACGGTGCTGCGCACCGAGGACGGCACCGAGCTCTGGCTCTGCCACCAGGACTCCGTGACGGTCGCGCCGGGCGAGCACGTCACGGCCGGCCAGGAGGTCGGCTACGTCGGCATGACCGGCAACACGACCGGCCCGCACCTCCACCTCGAGGTGCGCCCCGGCGGCGGCGACCCTGTCGACCCCGAGGCCGCGCTCGCGGACTGGGGCATCCCGGTCTGA